A single Triticum dicoccoides isolate Atlit2015 ecotype Zavitan chromosome 2A, WEW_v2.0, whole genome shotgun sequence DNA region contains:
- the LOC119356013 gene encoding fasciclin-like arabinogalactan protein 8, with product MAAARRRLLLLLAVTLAALAAAARAHNITDILDGYSEYSLYNNYLSQTKVCDEINGRSTVTCLVLTNGAMSSLAANLSLADVKNALRLLTLLDYYDPKKLHSLHGGSELTTTLYQTTGDASGDMGHVNITNLRGGKVGFASAEPGSKFQATYTKSVKEEPYNLSVLEVSDPITFPGLFTSPSAASTNLTALLDKAGCKRFARLIVSSGVVKTYQAAMDKGLTLFAPTDDAFQAKGLPDLGKLTGADLVALLEYHALPQYAPKASLKTMKGGIPTLASTGKGKYDLSVVAKGDDVSMGTGMDKSRVASTVLDDTPVTVHTVDSVLLPPELFGGAPSPAPGASADAPASAPAPEASSAPAPSPNHDKTKPKHKSPAHSPPAPPADTPDTAPAESPEGDEEADKADDKNGATAVSMGIAAMVASVALVGATLL from the coding sequence atggccgccgcccgccgccgcctcctcctcctcctggccgtgaccctcgccgccctcgccgccgccgcccgcgcccacaaCATCACGGACATCCTCGACGGCTACTCCGAGTACTCTCTCTACAACAACTACCTCTCCCAGACCAAGGTCTGCGACGAGATCAACGGCCGCAGCACCGTCACCTGCCTCGTCCTCACCAACGGCGCCATGTCCTCCCTCGCCGCCAACCTCTCCCTCGCCGACGTCAAGAACGCGCTCCGCCTCCTCACCCTCCTCGACTACTACGACCCCAAGAAGCTGCACTCGCTCCACGGCGGCTCCGAGCTCACCACCACGCTCTACCAGACCACCGGCGACGCCTCCGGGGACATGGGCCACGTCAACATCACCAACCTCCGCGGCGGCAAGGTCGGCTTCGCCTCCGCCGAGCCCGGCTCCAAGTTCCAGGCCACCTACACCAAGTCCGTCAAGGAGGAGCCCTACAACCTCTCCGTCCTCGAGGTCTCCGACCCCATCACCTTCCCCGGCCTCTTCACCTCCCCCTCCGCCGCCTCCACCAACCTCACCGCGCTCCTCGACAAGGCCGGCTGCAAGCGCTTCGCGCGCCTCATCGTCTCGTCCGGGGTCGTCAAGACGTACCAGGCGGCCATGGACAAGGGGCTCACCCTCTTCGCGCCCACCGACGACGCCTTCCAGGCCAAGGGCCTGCCGGATCTGGGCAAGCTCACCGGCGCCGACCTCGTGgcgctgctggagtaccacgcgctGCCGCAGTACGCGCCCAAGGCGTCGCTCAAGACCATGAAGGGCGGCATCCCGACCCTGGCCTCCACCGGCAAGGGCAAGTACGACCTCTCCGTGGTCGCCAAGGGCGACGACGTGTCCATGGGCACCGGCATGGACAAGTCCCGCGTCGCGTCCACGGTGCTCGACGACACCCCGGTGACCGTGCACACGGTGGACAGCGTGCTGCTGCCGCCGGAGCTCTTCGGCGGCGCGCCGTCGCCGGCACCCGGAGCGTCGGCCGATGCGCCAGCGTCGGCCCCTGCCCCAGAAGCCTCCTCCGCGCCGGCGCCCTCGCCTAACCACGACAAGACGAAACCGAAACACAAGTCGCCAGCGCATTCCCCGCCCGCGCCGCCGGCTGATACGCCTGACACGGCCCCCGCCGAGTCGCCGGAGGGAGACGAGGAGGCGGACAAGGCCGACGACAAGAACGGCGCGACCGCGGTGAGCATGGGCATCGCGGCCATGGTGGCCTCTGTCGCTCTGGTCGGCGCGACACTCCTCTGA